The DNA segment ATCTTTCAAGTCCATAGCATCTCTTCCTCCTAATCCATAGGAAAGCGTAAGTATTTTTATTTCTCTTGGACTCAAATGCCTTAAGAGCATTTGAATTTCCTCATTCTTTGAATTCATAAGCATTTCACTATCCGGAACAATAGAATTCTCATTTTTTATCAACTCCATAAAGGTAGTTCCCTCCTGATCACCTACCGGGCTGTCAGCTGATTGTGTTTTCCCTGCATAAGCAAGGCTGTCACGCACATCTGAGCTTTTCACTCCAATTTCCTGAGCTATATCTTCAGGATCTGCCTGATATTCAGTATTCTGTTCCAATTTGGAAATTGCCTTATTGATCTTGTTGATCTGGGTCAACTGGTTGTGCGGCAAACGGATAATCCGGGCATTCTCGTTGATGGATTTCATAATGGACTGCCTGATCCAAAAAACGGCATAAGAGATAAATTTAATCCCCCTGGTACCATCAAATCTTTTTGCTGCTTTCATCAAGCCAATATTGCCTTCGCTTATCAGGTCTTCCAACCTTAACCCAAAACCTTCATATTGTTTAGCTACTGAAACCACAAATCTTAAATTGGCTTTTATAAGCGTTTCCATTGCCAGCAAATCGCCTTCGCTTATTCGCTTAACAAGCGCTTCTTCTTCATCACGCTCAATAACTGTTTCTTTGGAAAGTTCACTCAGGTATTTTTCAAGTGCAATAGAATCGCGATTGGTAAATTTTGTTGTAATTGTAAGCTTCCTCATAGTATTTCTGTCTCCTCAAGTTCAATCAATAAATTTCACTGTCGGGTTTACGGCTATAGGGGGCTACGGTTTCGGATTTTCACAAAGGCTATACCTATTAATTTTAGAATAACAAATACAACGCTAAAAATCAACTACTTACATTTTTTCAGGTTTGGAAAATACGCTGTTTAGCCTATTGGTACCCAAGCGGATCAAAGAAACACCTAAGTGGGAATGGTAGATTTTAAATGCTTTAAGAGACACAAAAAACAACAAAGCCCCATAAGCTCCATAATGGCAGAAGCTTTTACGCAACCTATAGAGGAGTTTTTATAACACTGATTTACTGATTTTTATAAAGATTAGAAAAACATAAATGAACTATGTCCAGCTTTTCAAAGTTAGGCTTACAAACAACTTTAAAGTTGTGTTTATCTTAATCAAAAATTACTTTAGCAACTTTATAGTTGCATTTAAAGTAAAACAAGCATACTTTTGCACTAACAAATCACTACATGAGTACCAAAGCAGAAGTAGAAATTTTTTTAAATGACTTCAAGACTAAAATGGGGATTTGGGATGTACTTTTTCGTGACGATAGAGGCAAAAATACCAATACCCTTGTAGAACTAGAACTCCGTCCCATAGAGAGAAAAAACATTCTGGGAGAACTAGAAACCAAAGATTATAGTCAAGGCCCACTTGAAGAGAAAATGTATGGCGGTGCAGATATGTGGATTTTCGGGAAAAAAGTAAAGAAAAAGGAGGTTTATATTAAAATTACAATGGGGACATTTAACAGCCCAGTTATCTGCATCTCTTTCCATATAGCAGAACACAAAATGAATTATCCTTTAAAA comes from the Chitinophagales bacterium genome and includes:
- a CDS encoding RNA polymerase sigma factor RpoD/SigA, which translates into the protein MRKLTITTKFTNRDSIALEKYLSELSKETVIERDEEEALVKRISEGDLLAMETLIKANLRFVVSVAKQYEGFGLRLEDLISEGNIGLMKAAKRFDGTRGIKFISYAVFWIRQSIMKSINENARIIRLPHNQLTQINKINKAISKLEQNTEYQADPEDIAQEIGVKSSDVRDSLAYAGKTQSADSPVGDQEGTTFMELIKNENSIVPDSEMLMNSKNEEIQMLLRHLSPREIKILTLSYGLGGRDAMDLKDIAEEIGVGRERVRQLKVKSLAKLRRICKRENVSALFAEM